Below is a window of Stappia sp. DNA.
TCTACCACCGGGAGTTCCAGATGGCTGTCGACCAGCGCGCGCCCATGGCCCGGGATGTGCTTGAGAACGGGCAGCACGCCAGCGGCTGCCAGCCCCTCGGTCAGCGCCCGTCCGATGGCAACGATGGTGTCCACGTCCGCGCCATAGGCGCGATCACCGATCACGTCGCTGCTGCCGGGCGCGGGCACGTCGACGATGGGCAGGCAATCGACGGTGATCCCGAGCGCGGCCAGATCGGCGCCGATCAACCGCCCGCCGAGCCAGGCGGCACGGGCGCCCGCTTGCGGATCGTGGGCATGCAGACGGCCATACACGGAGCCGGGCGGATAATCGGGGACGAGAGGAGGACGCAACCGGCGGACCCGGCCGCCCTCCTGATCGATCAGGACCGGCGCGTCCGCGTGCCCCACGCACTCGCGGAAGCTCGCCACGAGATCGCGGATCTGCGCGCCGCTCTCGCAGTTGCGCGAAAACAGAATCAGCCCCCAGGGCCGCATCTCGGCAAAGAAGGCGCGTTCGTCCGGGGACAGCTCGGTCCCCGCGCAGCCTGTGATGAACGCCCTTGTCATGATCCGGAGTTGCCTCGCTTGCCGGTCGCGCCCGAAAGTTCGCGGCCCGGCCTTGTCAGTTCTGACGCACGAAGCAATCGCCGCCGGCGGCCTTCAGGCGCTCGCACAGATCGTTCGCCTCGCCCCGCGACCCGGCCGGAATACGGACCCGGTAGAAGGTGCCGCGATCGCCCAGATCGGCGCGCTGGATGACCGGCGTCACGCCGCCCAGAACGCCGGAAAAGCGCGACTGGAGATTGGCGAAGGCGGCCTGCGCCTGGGATTCGCTGCGCTGGGAGGACACCTGCACGACATAGGTTCCGGAGGGAATCGTCCCCGTGCGCGGCGCGCTCGGCGCGGCAGCGGGCTGCCCGGCCTGGGCCGTCAGATCGAGCGGCGCCGTCCCGGCGCGCGGCGCGGCGGCCGCCGGCCGGTCGATGGTCGGCGGCGGGCTCGCGGCCTCGGCGATCGCCGCGATGTTCTCAGGCTTGGTGCGCGGCACGTTGCCCGGTGCATCGCCCGCCGGCGTCGGCGCGTCCGCGACCGGTTGCGGTGCGGGCTGTGCGGCCGTCGGCACGCGGGCCGGGTCGGTCTCCGCGCCCGCGTCGGGCGTGATCGGCGTCGTGCGCACCGTGCGCGGCCCCTCGGGCGTTGCAGACGGTGCGGATGACGCGGGAGCGGCGGGCTGGGTCGGCGCGGACTGGGACGGGCTTGCCACCGGCTCGTCGCCGGCGATGATCGTGCCGTCCGGGCGCACGACCACCGTGCGCACCCGGCGCGGACCGCCGGGCGCGGCACTGCCGTCGGCACCCGTTCCCGCCCCGTTGACCGGAGCCGGCGGAAGGGAGGCGACCGGCGTGTCGTCGGGCAGCACCAGGCGCTCCTCGCGCTCGGTCTCCACGCCGCCGACGCGGTCGTAGATCAGCTTGCTCTGACCGCTGTCGGAGCGCGCCTCGCCGTCCGGAAATTCCTTCATCGGCGCGGTTTCGGCCGTGATGACGGGCGGCGGACCGATCGGCGCGTCGCCACCGAAGTCGAGCAGCGCAAAGGCGCCGCCGCCGATCACGACGACCCCG
It encodes the following:
- the nagZ gene encoding beta-N-acetylhexosaminidase, translating into MMTRAFITGCAGTELSPDERAFFAEMRPWGLILFSRNCESGAQIRDLVASFRECVGHADAPVLIDQEGGRVRRLRPPLVPDYPPGSVYGRLHAHDPQAGARAAWLGGRLIGADLAALGITVDCLPIVDVPAPGSSDVIGDRAYGADVDTIVAIGRALTEGLAAAGVLPVLKHIPGHGRALVDSHLELPVVEAAPEILREIDFAPFRALRDLPLAMTAHVVYAALDPRACATHSATVIERVIRGEIGYTGCLMSDDVSMKALGGEMGARVRALFAAGCDLALHCNGDFAEMRAVAEASPELAGGPQARAQAALAARGQPVPGDLAAMRAEFDALISKVALTGDTAG